The Microbacterium luteum genome includes a region encoding these proteins:
- a CDS encoding IS256 family transposase: MTQYQSALTTLIGEVLADPDLAHSDVFRRMLQAGLQDLIDAEATMKIGAAPHERTPERTTRRNGTRPKTLATPAGEVDLAIPKLREGSFFPSLLHPRRRVDKALYAVICQAWIDGVSTRKVDQLIRALGNDTGISRSTVSRICGEIDEAVQEFLHRRIDHTWFPYLFLDATYLDVRVRGRVVSQALVVATGVSGDGRREILGMALGDAETTDFWTEFLRGLRDRGLKVATDADPLGVALVTSDAHAGLKAAVKAILPGSGWQRCRVHFARNVTQKLGSARSKPVNAMITTIFAQTTPEAVTAQYRAVTDGLRSSFPEIADMLAAAEADLTGFAVMPREHWQKIWSNNPIERLNREIKRRADVVQIFPDRDSVTRLIGAVLQEQHEEWQYGERRYFSDISMRKLIHTLHEHTETPRAELYLTA; the protein is encoded by the coding sequence ATGACCCAGTACCAGTCTGCCTTGACGACCTTGATCGGCGAAGTCCTCGCCGATCCCGACCTCGCCCACTCGGACGTGTTCCGTCGGATGCTGCAGGCCGGCCTGCAAGACCTGATCGACGCGGAAGCGACGATGAAGATCGGCGCGGCCCCGCACGAGCGCACCCCGGAGCGCACCACCCGCCGCAACGGGACCCGCCCGAAGACCCTCGCGACGCCGGCCGGGGAAGTCGACCTTGCGATCCCGAAGCTGCGGGAGGGGTCGTTCTTCCCCAGCTTGCTGCACCCGCGCCGCCGGGTCGACAAAGCGCTCTACGCGGTGATCTGCCAGGCCTGGATCGATGGGGTCTCCACACGGAAGGTCGACCAGCTGATCCGAGCGTTGGGCAACGACACCGGCATCTCGAGGTCGACGGTGTCCCGGATCTGCGGGGAGATCGACGAGGCCGTGCAGGAGTTCCTGCACCGTCGCATCGATCACACCTGGTTCCCCTATCTGTTCCTCGACGCCACCTACCTCGACGTCCGGGTCCGCGGCCGCGTCGTCTCGCAAGCCCTCGTCGTCGCGACCGGCGTCAGCGGTGACGGCCGCCGGGAGATCCTCGGGATGGCGCTCGGCGACGCGGAGACCACGGACTTCTGGACCGAGTTCCTCCGCGGCCTGCGCGACCGGGGGTTGAAGGTCGCGACCGACGCGGACCCGCTCGGCGTCGCCTTGGTCACATCCGACGCGCACGCCGGCCTGAAAGCCGCGGTCAAGGCGATCCTGCCCGGGTCCGGGTGGCAGCGTTGCCGCGTCCACTTCGCGCGAAACGTGACCCAGAAACTCGGATCGGCCCGCTCGAAGCCGGTCAACGCGATGATCACCACGATCTTCGCGCAAACCACCCCCGAAGCCGTCACCGCGCAATACCGGGCCGTGACCGACGGGCTCCGCTCGTCGTTCCCCGAGATCGCCGACATGCTCGCCGCCGCCGAGGCAGACCTCACCGGGTTCGCGGTCATGCCACGCGAGCATTGGCAGAAGATCTGGTCGAACAACCCCATCGAGCGACTGAACCGCGAGATCAAACGTCGCGCCGACGTCGTCCAGATCTTCCCCGACCGCGACAGCGTCACCCGGCTCATCGGCGCCGTCCTGCAAGAGCAGCACGAGGAATGGCAGTACGGCGAACGCCGCTACTTCTCCGACATCTCCATGCGCAAGCTCATCCACACCCTCCACGAGCACACCGAGACACCCCGCGCCGAGCTCTACCTCACCGCCTGA
- a CDS encoding Rieske 2Fe-2S domain-containing protein, whose translation MSTSSMTIYDEIRRGMIPAYIYNDAEIFARERKNLFSRAWLFVGHESEIPQAGDYVVRRILDDSFIIVRDEKGEIRAHFNMCLHRGMQVCRAEMGNASHFRCPYHGWSYRNDGRIVGLPFHEEAYGGEAGFSRKGARLLPAPNLGMYNGLIFISMDPDAPSLEDYIGDFKFYLDYYTRQSPSGIELRGPQRWRVKANWKIGAENFAGDMYHTPQTHTSVVEIGLFREPKAEKRKDGNTYWAGNGGGTTYKLPPGTLEERLRYVGYPDEMVERMKATWSQEQLDVIGRDGFMISAASLFPNMSFVHNWPKVEEGSDEDVLPFISIRTWLPISEDETEVYSWFAVDAEAPEEFKALSYKAYLMCFGSTGMFEQDDVENWVSLTNTAKGSMARRLLLNSRMGILKDGSPVVEPLGPDQFAGPGVAHVGYGEYNQRHLLHRWADYLESEYEGVDFRALSIGGEPPLDVEPRPAGITNNGQKVVR comes from the coding sequence ATGAGCACTTCCAGCATGACGATCTACGACGAGATCCGTCGCGGAATGATACCGGCGTACATCTACAACGACGCGGAGATCTTCGCGCGCGAACGAAAGAACCTTTTCAGCCGCGCCTGGCTGTTCGTGGGCCACGAGTCCGAGATTCCTCAGGCCGGCGACTACGTCGTCCGGCGAATACTCGACGACTCGTTCATCATCGTCCGCGACGAGAAGGGTGAGATCCGCGCCCACTTCAACATGTGCCTGCATCGCGGCATGCAGGTCTGCCGGGCCGAGATGGGGAACGCCTCGCACTTCCGCTGCCCGTACCACGGGTGGTCCTACCGCAACGACGGACGCATCGTCGGACTCCCCTTCCACGAGGAGGCCTACGGCGGCGAGGCCGGGTTCAGCCGAAAGGGCGCACGGCTCCTGCCGGCGCCGAACCTCGGTATGTACAACGGCCTGATCTTCATCAGCATGGACCCGGATGCGCCGAGCCTCGAGGACTACATCGGCGACTTCAAGTTCTATCTCGACTACTACACCCGGCAGAGCCCCAGCGGCATCGAGCTCCGGGGCCCGCAGCGGTGGCGCGTCAAGGCGAACTGGAAGATCGGCGCCGAGAACTTCGCCGGCGACATGTACCACACGCCCCAGACGCACACCTCGGTCGTCGAGATCGGGCTGTTCCGCGAGCCGAAGGCCGAGAAGCGCAAGGACGGCAACACATACTGGGCCGGCAACGGAGGCGGCACGACCTACAAGCTCCCGCCGGGCACGCTCGAGGAGCGGCTGCGGTACGTCGGCTACCCGGACGAGATGGTCGAGCGGATGAAGGCGACCTGGTCTCAGGAGCAGCTCGATGTCATCGGCCGCGACGGGTTCATGATCTCCGCGGCCTCGCTCTTCCCGAACATGTCCTTCGTCCACAACTGGCCCAAGGTCGAGGAGGGTTCGGACGAGGACGTGCTCCCGTTCATCTCCATCCGGACGTGGCTTCCGATCAGCGAGGACGAGACCGAGGTGTACTCCTGGTTCGCGGTCGACGCTGAGGCTCCGGAGGAGTTCAAGGCACTGTCGTACAAGGCCTACCTGATGTGCTTCGGGTCGACGGGCATGTTCGAGCAGGACGACGTGGAGAACTGGGTCTCGCTCACGAACACGGCGAAGGGATCAATGGCGCGGCGCCTGCTCCTGAACAGCCGCATGGGCATCCTCAAGGATGGATCGCCGGTCGTCGAGCCGCTCGGCCCCGACCAGTTCGCCGGCCCCGGCGTCGCGCACGTGGGCTACGGCGAGTACAACCAGCGCCATCTGCTCCACCGCTGGGCGGACTACCTGGAGTCGGAGTACGAGGGCGTCGACTTCCGTGCCCTGTCGATCGGCGGCGAGCCGCCACTGGATGTCGAGCCCCGACCTGCGGGCATCACGAACAATGGTCAGAAGGTGGTCCGATGA
- a CDS encoding SAM-dependent methyltransferase: MSHPNQGGFDVVIGNPPYVNRRELSYRITGFETDNVDDIYASCCERSAQITRPDGRLSLIVPIRSQFADRDESLRKFYERRFDAIWVSTFQERPAALFQVKVRSTIITAAGYGSVSELHTTLTHSWIEAFRPHLMATLRYSLRPAGSRTPNWMRASSDAMFELIDTLLAKGTISSTPLVRVSDYSVGFKKTATYFLSTYTVPPVTYDKTTHATVPLNEGKLFVQNRKDQLAASAIAASRLAFLWWTFTGDCFNVTKGTMSQIPFSPHAYGQDTFDALVELGERIEEALPAVRSWDLNSGKYVGGYAIPELRHLTGQADEIMLEAIGRIDLLPEIQYAHARMYKSTGISATTLRKLPFEVEV, translated from the coding sequence GTGTCACACCCCAATCAGGGCGGCTTCGACGTCGTCATCGGCAACCCACCCTACGTCAACCGGCGCGAGCTCAGCTACCGCATCACCGGCTTCGAGACAGACAACGTCGACGACATCTACGCCTCCTGCTGCGAGCGCTCGGCGCAGATCACGCGCCCGGATGGCCGGCTCAGCCTGATCGTTCCCATCCGCAGCCAGTTCGCCGATCGCGACGAGTCACTGCGGAAGTTCTACGAGCGGCGGTTCGATGCGATCTGGGTGAGCACCTTCCAGGAACGCCCGGCTGCCCTGTTCCAGGTGAAGGTGCGCAGCACGATCATCACCGCCGCCGGGTATGGCAGCGTCTCCGAGCTGCACACGACGCTCACCCACAGCTGGATCGAGGCGTTCCGTCCGCATCTGATGGCGACACTGCGGTATTCGCTTCGGCCCGCCGGCTCGCGGACCCCGAACTGGATGCGCGCCAGCAGCGACGCGATGTTCGAGCTGATCGACACGCTGCTTGCGAAGGGCACGATCTCCTCGACGCCGCTTGTCCGTGTGAGCGACTACTCCGTCGGTTTCAAGAAGACCGCCACGTACTTCCTGAGCACGTACACGGTGCCGCCGGTCACCTACGACAAGACCACGCACGCCACGGTGCCCCTCAACGAGGGGAAGCTGTTCGTTCAGAACCGGAAGGACCAGCTCGCGGCCAGCGCGATCGCGGCGTCGCGGCTGGCGTTCCTGTGGTGGACGTTCACGGGCGACTGCTTCAACGTCACCAAGGGCACGATGTCGCAGATCCCATTCTCCCCGCACGCTTACGGGCAGGACACGTTCGATGCTCTGGTGGAGCTCGGCGAGAGGATCGAGGAGGCGCTGCCGGCCGTGCGCTCCTGGGATCTCAACTCCGGGAAGTACGTGGGCGGGTACGCGATCCCCGAACTGCGTCATCTCACCGGTCAGGCCGACGAGATCATGCTGGAGGCGATCGGCCGCATCGATCTGCTGCCGGAGATCCAGTACGCCCACGCCCGGATGTACAAGAGCACCGGGATTTCCGCGACGACACTGCGAAAGTTGCCGTTCGAGGTCGAGGTGTGA
- a CDS encoding AMP-binding enzyme has product MINRGSEKISCEEVEDLVYRYDSFDLAAAVAMLDPVFSERVCVYVSLKEGGPLGLERIRAAMESAGVAKHKHPERLIAVDDMPLTKVGKIDKRERRGLCPPRQRLMGQTLSARAATRASGGCSPRARAIEATSPR; this is encoded by the coding sequence ATGATCAACCGAGGCAGCGAGAAGATTTCGTGCGAAGAGGTGGAGGACCTCGTCTACCGCTATGACAGCTTCGATCTAGCGGCCGCCGTCGCGATGCTCGACCCCGTGTTCAGCGAGCGGGTATGCGTCTACGTGAGTCTCAAGGAGGGCGGCCCGCTCGGGCTCGAACGGATCCGCGCCGCCATGGAGTCCGCCGGGGTGGCTAAGCATAAGCACCCCGAGCGGCTGATCGCCGTCGACGACATGCCCCTCACCAAGGTAGGCAAGATTGACAAGAGGGAGCGGAGAGGGCTTTGCCCGCCGCGACAGCGCCTAATGGGGCAGACGCTCAGCGCCCGCGCCGCCACGCGAGCCAGTGGCGGATGCTCTCCTCGAGCGCGTGCAATAGAGGCAACATCACCCAGATGA
- a CDS encoding 3-phenylpropionate/cinnamic acid dioxygenase subunit beta: protein MIEETGKAVSEVSRLRKSSTLADRVGSSLPFTSELHATIHRWLVEEAYTLDQQRYESWLDMLTEDIHYVMPVRVTTALGTPFSTSPGMAHWDENKYSLSRRVARFLTEHAWTEDPPSRLRHFVTNVRVFETDVPGEVLADSAMLLFRSRGDVNEPSIISAHREDVFRDVGGEYKLARRVILVDESVLRTQNLAIFL, encoded by the coding sequence ATGATCGAGGAGACCGGCAAGGCAGTTTCCGAAGTCTCCCGGCTTCGCAAGTCGTCAACCCTCGCCGACCGGGTGGGCTCGTCCCTGCCCTTCACGAGCGAGCTGCACGCCACGATCCATCGCTGGCTCGTCGAAGAGGCCTACACTCTCGACCAGCAGCGGTATGAGAGCTGGCTGGACATGCTGACGGAAGACATCCACTACGTCATGCCCGTCCGCGTGACCACCGCACTCGGCACGCCCTTCAGCACGTCCCCCGGGATGGCGCACTGGGACGAGAACAAGTACTCGCTCAGCCGGCGCGTCGCACGGTTCCTTACCGAGCATGCCTGGACCGAGGACCCTCCGTCCCGGCTGCGTCACTTCGTGACCAACGTGCGGGTGTTCGAGACCGACGTGCCCGGCGAGGTGCTCGCCGACTCCGCGATGCTGCTGTTCCGCAGCCGAGGAGACGTGAACGAGCCGTCGATCATCTCCGCCCACCGGGAGGATGTGTTCCGTGACGTCGGAGGCGAGTACAAGCTCGCGCGCCGCGTCATCCTCGTCGACGAGTCGGTGCTGCGCACCCAGAACCTGGCGATCTTCCTGTGA
- a CDS encoding IclR family transcriptional regulator produces MQNRQLGSPGDPPQYPIESVDNALKLILLLGEEHELRLTDAGALLGVATSTAHRLLAMLAWRGFVRQNPVTKAYGPGPALTTVAFSVLRRMDVPRLAQPILEDLSAALGETCHLGTLEGNHVRFLAVAEPDVAVRVVSRLGKTLPAHCTSTGKALLAELSDEQLFRLYPDEQLEIVTPNSIRSRDELVAELVRTRLDGYAVNRQESEDGVASVAVPVHVSSGLRLAINASAPVQRLPPGKVKSLARSLQDAAIRLAELLG; encoded by the coding sequence GTGCAGAATCGACAGCTCGGGTCGCCGGGCGATCCACCCCAGTATCCGATCGAGTCGGTCGACAACGCGCTGAAGCTGATCCTGCTGCTGGGTGAGGAGCACGAGCTGCGGCTCACGGACGCCGGTGCCCTCCTCGGGGTGGCGACCTCGACCGCGCACCGACTTCTCGCGATGCTGGCATGGCGCGGCTTCGTGCGGCAGAACCCGGTGACCAAGGCTTACGGCCCTGGCCCGGCGCTGACGACGGTGGCCTTCTCGGTGCTGCGCAGGATGGATGTCCCGAGACTGGCGCAGCCGATCCTCGAGGACCTCAGCGCCGCCCTCGGTGAGACCTGCCACCTGGGCACGCTCGAGGGCAACCATGTCCGATTCCTCGCCGTTGCCGAGCCCGATGTGGCCGTGCGCGTGGTTTCGAGACTGGGCAAGACCCTGCCGGCGCATTGCACCTCGACCGGCAAGGCGCTGCTTGCCGAGCTGAGCGACGAGCAGCTCTTCCGGCTGTACCCGGACGAGCAGCTCGAGATCGTCACACCGAACTCCATACGTTCCCGAGACGAACTCGTCGCCGAACTGGTTCGGACACGACTGGACGGTTATGCCGTGAATCGGCAGGAAAGCGAGGACGGCGTGGCGAGCGTCGCGGTCCCGGTCCACGTCTCGTCGGGACTGCGACTGGCGATCAACGCCTCCGCGCCCGTGCAGCGGTTACCGCCGGGCAAGGTCAAGTCCCTAGCGCGGTCACTGCAGGACGCCGCGATCCGCCTCGCCGAACTGTTGGGGTGA
- a CDS encoding ferredoxin, with amino-acid sequence MATVKADLSLCQGYANCVVAAGDYFDIDDDGKVVLLQLEVPDAERTRVEEAARSCPVSALSVEG; translated from the coding sequence ATGGCCACGGTGAAGGCTGACCTCTCCCTCTGCCAGGGCTACGCGAACTGCGTCGTGGCCGCGGGAGACTACTTCGACATCGACGACGACGGCAAGGTCGTGCTCTTGCAGCTCGAGGTGCCGGACGCGGAGCGCACTCGCGTCGAGGAAGCCGCCCGAAGCTGCCCGGTCTCGGCGCTGTCTGTCGAGGGTTGA
- a CDS encoding NAD(P)/FAD-dependent oxidoreductase, translating to MSHVVVVGASVAGVKLVQNLRSEGFTGAITLVDQESHPLYDRPPLSKKYLSGAASDPEIALTTAEALEGLRVETRFGVAATELDPAGKTLTLADGSELTYDILVIATGARARRTPWASTPGVHVLRTRADADELRKELVPGRHLAVVGAGFIGAEAAATALAAGVKVTIIEPIGAPMGRAMNMEVGGIFAEKYRREGAELRFGVSVENVERTGDRVQVTLTDGATLDVDAVLLGIGAVVNTEWLESSGLALDNGVVCEGTLAAVGVSHVYAIGDVARFMNRRHPDPIRLEHWTSATDQALIVAHNIAHPDDLRSYDPTEYVWSDQYDWKIQIVGHTGSDHWTMVGDPAQDRFAVVYGESQGQAEGAVIVNWPRALVDARRSVASRAKADELIHRLRALLEPSSTAPAKAAAR from the coding sequence ATGTCTCACGTCGTCGTCGTCGGTGCTTCCGTCGCCGGAGTCAAGCTCGTACAGAATCTTCGTTCGGAGGGGTTCACCGGCGCGATCACGCTGGTGGACCAGGAGAGCCATCCCCTCTACGACCGTCCCCCGCTGTCGAAGAAGTACCTCAGCGGCGCCGCATCCGACCCGGAGATCGCGCTGACGACGGCGGAAGCGCTCGAAGGCCTGCGGGTCGAGACCCGTTTCGGCGTCGCCGCGACCGAGCTGGATCCTGCCGGCAAGACGCTGACGCTCGCCGACGGCAGCGAGCTGACCTACGACATCCTCGTCATCGCGACGGGTGCCCGAGCTCGCCGAACCCCGTGGGCTTCCACTCCCGGCGTCCACGTGCTGCGTACCCGCGCCGATGCCGACGAGCTGCGCAAGGAGCTCGTTCCGGGCCGCCACCTCGCGGTGGTCGGCGCCGGATTCATCGGCGCCGAGGCGGCCGCCACAGCGCTTGCGGCCGGTGTCAAGGTCACCATCATCGAACCGATCGGTGCTCCGATGGGCCGGGCGATGAATATGGAAGTGGGCGGTATCTTCGCGGAGAAGTACCGCAGGGAGGGTGCTGAGCTACGCTTCGGCGTCTCCGTCGAGAACGTCGAGCGCACGGGTGACCGCGTCCAGGTCACGCTCACCGATGGCGCGACGCTGGATGTCGACGCTGTCCTGCTCGGTATCGGAGCGGTCGTCAACACGGAGTGGCTCGAGTCGTCGGGCCTCGCGCTGGATAACGGTGTCGTCTGCGAAGGCACGCTTGCCGCCGTCGGCGTCTCCCACGTGTATGCGATCGGCGACGTGGCACGATTCATGAACCGACGGCATCCCGACCCGATCCGGTTGGAGCACTGGACGAGCGCGACGGATCAGGCGCTGATTGTCGCGCATAACATCGCTCACCCGGATGACCTGCGCAGCTACGACCCGACGGAGTATGTGTGGAGCGACCAGTACGACTGGAAGATCCAGATCGTCGGGCATACCGGATCTGATCACTGGACGATGGTGGGCGACCCTGCGCAGGACCGCTTCGCCGTCGTGTACGGCGAGAGCCAAGGGCAGGCCGAAGGTGCCGTCATCGTGAACTGGCCGCGTGCCCTCGTCGACGCCCGCCGCTCGGTCGCCTCGCGAGCGAAGGCGGACGAGCTGATACATCGGCTGCGCGCCCTCCTCGAGCCCTCGAGCACGGCTCCGGCGAAGGCGGCCGCCCGATGA
- a CDS encoding aldo/keto reductase, translating to MRADDTTLPLLHGHRIPRIGVGTWPLTGDECATMVEKAVGYGYRLFDTAYKYANEEAVGAGLRASGIPRDEVFITSKFNKEDHSVEGVQRAYDRSLKTLRVDYLDLFLIHWPVPALDRYVEAWKGLVRLLEEGRVKAIGVSNFKSHHLQRVVDATGVVPDVDQIQLSVDIARVEQRSFQRAHGILTEAWSPLGRGGALLSDPAVTAIASKYDKSPAQVLLRWHIEEGIVPVPRAGDEKHLAQNIDVFDFTLSSEDMATLSGLDQGEEAARDPDDPANGH from the coding sequence ATGAGAGCTGACGACACCACCCTCCCCCTCCTGCACGGTCACCGCATCCCGCGAATCGGGGTGGGCACGTGGCCACTCACGGGAGACGAGTGCGCAACGATGGTCGAGAAGGCGGTCGGCTACGGTTACCGCCTGTTCGATACGGCGTACAAGTACGCGAATGAGGAGGCCGTCGGTGCCGGTCTGCGTGCATCGGGCATCCCTCGTGACGAGGTCTTCATCACGAGCAAGTTCAACAAGGAGGACCACAGCGTCGAGGGAGTGCAGCGCGCGTACGACCGATCGCTGAAGACCCTTCGCGTCGACTACCTCGATCTGTTCCTGATCCATTGGCCGGTTCCGGCCCTCGACCGATACGTCGAAGCGTGGAAGGGTCTGGTGAGACTGCTCGAAGAGGGACGAGTGAAGGCGATCGGCGTCTCCAACTTCAAGTCTCACCACCTTCAGCGCGTCGTCGACGCGACCGGTGTCGTCCCCGACGTCGATCAGATCCAGCTCAGCGTCGACATCGCCCGTGTCGAACAGCGCAGCTTCCAGCGCGCTCACGGCATCCTGACCGAGGCGTGGAGCCCGCTCGGACGCGGAGGAGCCCTGCTGTCCGATCCCGCGGTGACCGCGATCGCGTCGAAGTATGACAAGTCGCCCGCACAGGTCCTACTGCGCTGGCACATCGAGGAAGGGATCGTTCCCGTCCCGCGCGCCGGCGATGAGAAGCATCTCGCGCAGAACATCGACGTCTTCGATTTCACGCTCAGCTCGGAGGATATGGCGACGCTGAGTGGGCTGGATCAAGGCGAAGAAGCCGCCCGCGACCCGGACGATCCGGCCAACGGGCACTGA